One part of the Phycisphaeraceae bacterium genome encodes these proteins:
- a CDS encoding DUF2934 domain-containing protein, which yields MARTSTRMTTPKAVAQSTPSVRPTPPNQPSPAPRRPTLEEVRKRAYELYLSRRGVNGTPESDWLQAERELSGR from the coding sequence ATGGCACGTACCAGCACCCGGATGACAACACCCAAGGCAGTCGCTCAGAGCACGCCGAGCGTGCGTCCGACGCCGCCCAATCAGCCCTCGCCGGCGCCCCGCCGACCGACCCTGGAAGAGGTTCGCAAGCGGGCCTACGAGCTGTACCTAAGCCGGCGCGGCGTGAACGGCACGCCGGAATCGGACTGGCTGCAGGCGGAGCGTGAGCTTAGTGGTCGTTAG
- a CDS encoding formimidoylglutamase — protein sequence MIPHVAPPFWPETPPGRLAAAIYRNSTDLIDRPEALQEAAAKCRIGLIGLPDDTGIELNHGRPGARTGPHALRAALARYGVATPMPDPARASIDPPSFPRLFDVGDIIPAETLAETHDRVSAAVAAVLDLGLFPIAIGGGHDLTFPFVRAVARRHGPLRGIYFDAHLDVRPTEGSGMPFHRLLSEGHAAALTCIGINPLANSREHFDWYTANGGNFEVFAPDQWPRSGSAGQFVSLDLDVIDSSQAPGVSAMNPCGLSAREIADYVRSAGRCPSVACFDIMELSPPHDENSRTARLAAHLLLQFLLGFAERPATETP from the coding sequence GTGATCCCCCATGTCGCCCCCCCATTCTGGCCCGAGACCCCGCCCGGCAGGCTCGCCGCGGCGATCTACCGGAACTCCACCGATCTCATCGATCGGCCCGAGGCCCTCCAGGAAGCCGCGGCCAAGTGCCGGATCGGGCTCATCGGCCTCCCTGACGACACCGGAATCGAACTCAATCACGGCCGGCCCGGGGCCCGCACCGGACCGCACGCCCTCCGCGCAGCGCTCGCCAGGTACGGCGTGGCCACTCCAATGCCCGATCCGGCCCGCGCCTCGATCGACCCGCCCTCTTTCCCGCGACTCTTCGACGTCGGCGACATCATCCCGGCGGAGACGCTCGCCGAGACCCACGACCGCGTCTCCGCGGCCGTCGCCGCCGTACTCGATCTCGGCCTGTTCCCCATCGCGATCGGCGGGGGCCACGACCTCACCTTCCCGTTTGTCCGCGCCGTGGCCCGCCGGCACGGGCCGCTCCGCGGCATCTATTTCGATGCGCACCTCGATGTCCGCCCCACCGAAGGATCGGGCATGCCGTTCCACCGGCTGCTGAGCGAGGGGCACGCCGCCGCCCTCACCTGCATCGGCATCAATCCGCTCGCCAACTCCCGTGAGCACTTCGATTGGTACACCGCCAACGGCGGCAACTTCGAAGTCTTTGCTCCCGATCAGTGGCCCCGTTCCGGAAGCGCCGGCCAGTTCGTGAGCCTTGATCTCGACGTGATCGACTCATCGCAGGCCCCCGGCGTCAGCGCAATGAACCCGTGCGGCCTCTCGGCACGAGAGATTGCAGACTACGTCCGCTCGGCCGGTCGATGCCCGAGCGTCGCCTGCTTCGACATCATGGAACTCTCCCCGCCCCACGACGAGAACTCCCGCACCGCCCGCCTTGCGGCGCACCTGCTCCTCCAGTTCCTCCTCGGTTTCGCCGAGCGGCCCGCAACGGAGACGCCATGA